The DNA segment AGCGAAATCGCCGTAGAAAAGCAGAGCCGGTTCCTCGGGGCTGGCCTCATAGGTGGTGTTCAAGCCCAGGTTTCCCACCGCGAAGTCCAGTCGGCCGTCGAGGTTGAAATCGGCCGCCGCGATGCCGTTCCACCAGCCTTTGCCCCCGTCCAGAAAGCCGGCGGCCGCGCTTTGGTCGGCGAAGGCGCCGTCTCCCTCGTTTCTGAAAAAGCGCACGCTGTCCCACTCCAGGGAGACGATCAGGTCGATTCGTCCGTCCCGATCCACGTCCCGAAACAGGGCATCCTTGACCAAGCCGACGTTTTTCAAGCCTCGGCTCTGATCGGAAATGTCGGTGAATCGTCCGCCATCGTTTCTGAGAAGGTAGCTGCGAGGCGTCTCCGGATAGCGATCGGGGATCGAGCGCCCGCCCAGAAAGAGGTCGAGATCTCCATCGCCATCGATGTCGCCTGCAGCGGCCGCGCCCGCATTGAGCGGAAGGGAGGGGAAGTCGGTTTTTGAAAAAGCGCCGCGTCCATCGTTCAGGTAGAGTTTGGTCGCAAAGGCGTCGGGCCATTTTGAACCCTGAGAGCTGGATGTCGTGACGAGCAGGTCGGGGCTACCGTCTCCATCTGCATCGAAGAGAAGACTGGGGCCTGTTTCCAGAGAGGTCTTGAAGGTTGCAGGCAATGGCATTTCTTTGTATCCGCCTTTTGCGTACACGAGCAGTCTGGCGGGCGAGCCAGTCGTGGCGCCGAGGAAAATATCATCGATCTCGTCTCCGTTGACGTCTCCGACTGCAATTGAGGGGCCAGCTCGATCGGTTCGAAAAGGGATGAACGCTTGCTCGCTGTCTGGCACTTGAGGCTCTGAGGCATCTTCGAATTTGAGGCCGAAGCTCTCGCTCGTCTCTGCGAAGAGTGGAGGCTCTGTCGACGGAGGGGGCGGTTGCGTCGTTTTATCCTCCTTGATGGTGAAACTATGGTTGACCGGGAGATCCTCGTACGTTTGCAGCGTCCCAGATGGCCATTGAACGGTGAGGCGATCAATGCGTTGATCGTCGCCCAATCCGAAATGAGCCACAAGTTCGCTGCCCGAAGCGTATCCGCGGGTCACGACCATCGCACGGGTCTGTTGTCCGCAGGACGCGCTCTCGATCCGCACTACCGCGCCCACCCCGAAGTGGTTCGAAGGATCCCCTTGCAGGTAGATCTTAACGCGATTCCCGTCGGTAGACCGATTTTCGAAGAGGCTGAGATTGTCGTCGAGATTGATGTAGGCGATGTCCAGGTCGCCATCTCCGTCGAAGTCCGCGGTCACGGCTCCAAAGGCCACGCCGACTTCATCCAGCCCCCATTCCTCAGCGACGTTCTGAAAGCCCTCTCCCTGAAGGTTTCTGTAGGCAAGGTTGGCTTCGTTCAGCACCGGAGAGCGCTTCATGATTCCGATTCGTTGCATGTCCGACAAACCACGCATCATGCGAGCGAGCAGATCGCTATTGTTCGCTTCCCGAATCATTCCGTTGGTGACATGCAGGTCCTCCCAACCGTCGTTGTCGAAATCCTCGAAACGCACGGACCAGGTCCAGTCGGTCGCTTCCAGTCCAGCCCAGCAGGCCGCTTCGCGGAAAAAGTCCATGCCTGTGCCCATGTATAGGGCGTTTCGGGTGTACTGCGGAGCGATGCCCTCGGTGGTGCCTTCTCGCAGCATATCGTTGCGCGAGGCGGCTAGTCCGCGGCGATCCCGCTCACGTGTCGTAGTCGCCATGTCGGCGGCGAGCAAATCGAAGTTTCCGTCCTTGTTGATGTCGCCGATATCGGCTCCCATGGAGGAGTAGGGCGTGTTGTGGAAGCTCTGGTTTAGAACGTTGGTGAAGGTGCCATCCCCATTGTTACGATAGAAGTAGTCGCCCTCGGAAAAGTCGTTGCAAAGGTAGAGATCCGGCCAAAGGTCCCCGTTGTAGTCGAACCAGGTCGCCGCATGGCCGAAGGTGATGGCGTCGATGCCCGCCTGCTCGGTGACTTCCACGAAACGACCGTCGCCCAGATTGCGAAACAGCCGGTCCGGACGACCCGTCGGTTCGGTTCCATCTACTTGATTTGTAAGCAGTAGCATGTCCACCCAACCGTCGCGATCGTAGTCCGAAAAGGCTCCCACCACGCTGCCGTCCACGATGGCCAGGCCGCGCTTTTCCGCTTCCTCCTCGAAGGTGCCGTCGCCTTGATTGATGTAGAGCAGATTGGAGGCGTTGTTGCGACAGACGTAGAGATCGAGCCAGCCATCGTTGTTGACATCGACGAAGGTCGCACCCTGCCGCCAAATCACCGAATCATCCGACTTGAACCAGCTGAAGAGGGAGCGTCCCTCGTCCAGGCCGGCCTTTTCGGTGACGTTTTCGAAAGTCCAGTCCCCTCGGTTGCGAAAGAGGATTCCGGGCTTGGTCTTGATGCTCACGAACAGATCGACGTTTCCGTCCCCATCGTAGTCGCCTGCCGCTAGACCTGAGCCCATGGCTCCACCCATGTACTCGCGGTAGCGACTAGACCACATCAGTGGATCGTCGTAGGGATTCATGGCCTGGATGCCGGTGGACTCCGCGGATCGCTTCGCAAACAGCGAGCCACCGTCGTTCTCGATACGAGACTTCAGAGGAGCCTGGGAAATGGTCGCACTCGACGGCGAAGCGAACACGGCGGTTAAGCCTGCGAAAAGGATAGAGCGAGCGCCTGGGGTGAATCTCATGTGGTTTGGTTCAGGGAAAATCGACGCTTGAATCAGGCTGGATTGGAGCGGGGCGGCCAGCATTTCGCGACGATGTAGGCGGTGAATGATTGGCATGCTGAAAATGCCGCATTTAGGTGCAACCTGACATTGGTTATATCTTAACTTATGACCTAGGTTATATCGATCGTATAACTGGTAATGTTAGGTCGCAATCGGGCGCTTGGATGTCGCAAAAAGCCCGTAGACCGGAGGGGAAGGGGCTTGGTATGATAGCGGTCCCTATACGTGTGGCTGGATGGTTGTTTTTTCACTCTCCGGCAGATTCATTTTCGCCCCGCCCTTACTTGATTATATTCCCCTCAAACGGAACTCGAGGTCCGGTGGGTCGCATTTGTTTCGTCAGCGTTTGGGACCATTGAACTACTCACTAAATATAGCAAAACCTGATGATAAACAATATGCCTCATAAGCTTATAAAGCCTGCCGGATGCGTCCTCGCTTCGGTAGTTTTGCCTGTGGCGGTGATGGCTCAGAGTGGTGGCAGCGAAGTCGACGAAGAAGAAGTGTTCACACTGTCTCCTTTCGAAGTATCCGCTGACGCCAATTCCGGCTACTCCGCTGCCACTACCCTGGCTGGCAACCGTCTGCAGACTGAGCTCAAAGACCTGGGAACCTCCCTTTCGGTTTACACCGAGGAGTTCCTCAACGACATTGGCGCTACCGACAACAGCACCTTGCTGAAGTACACGCTCGGAACCGAAGTCGGCGGCGTGTATGGCAACTACTCCGGCTCCGGAGGGGGAACCGATCCTAACACCAGCGCCTCCCTCAGCCCTCAGTCGACTAACCGCGTGCGAGGCTTGGTCTCTGCTGACAACACCCGCAACCTCTACCTCTCCAGCATTCCTTGGGATGGATACAACGTGGATGGCGTAGACATCCAGCGTGGTCCTAACGCGATCCTGTTCGGACAAGGCAGCCCCGGCGGTGTGATCAACACCCGCATGAAGGAAGCCCAGTGGGACAACTCCAACCAGGTTTCCATCCGTATCGACGAATACGGTAGCGTGCGCGCTTCAGTCGACCTCAACCGCGTATTGATCGAGGATCAACTGGCGGTGCGCTTCGCGGCAGTGGACAACAATGCCAAGTTCAAGCAGGACCCGGCCTTCGATGACATCCAGCGCCAGTACTTCACTGTCCGCTACGAGCCGGAATTCCTGAAATCGGAAAACGCCCGCTCGATCTTCAAGGCGAGCGTCGAAATGGGCGACGGGGAGAGCAATCGTCCCCGCAACATGCCGCCGAAGGATCGCGTCACTCCGTTCTTCACTGATCTGGACAAGCAACTCTTCGACGTGGCTTGGGGAAATGACCGCACGTTAGAGATTCCAGGACGTGGCGCTGCGGAGAGTCAGGACTGGGACAACAATGCGAATCCTAATTACGTAGAGAGAATCGGAAATCAAACCAATGGCACTGGCTACGCTGGTTACTTTGGTGGCTCGATTTTCTATTACATGCCGGGTGAGTCAGAACCGGTGTTCGGACTAGCCCCGAATGCCGTTTCCTACCTCGGGCTAGATTCTACTGGAGAACGCGACGGAACAATTGGCGGTCTCGCCAATGGAAATCCTCATGGACTCGGTGGCTATCGCGAATACGCCCAGTACAAAGGCCTACCATTCGCAAGTTTGACCAAGGACAAGTTCATCACTGATCCCTCCATATTCGATTTCTACAACAACCTGCTCGATGGCGACATCAAGCGTGAGTGGCAGAATTTCGATTCCGTGGAAGCTTCCTTGAGCCAGACCTTCTTCGGCGATACCATGGGCTTTGACATCGGTTACCATAAAGAGAGCTACCTCTCTGGTGGATACAACCCGGTGCAAGATACACTCAACATCGATGTTAACAGCCGTTTTGCTGATGGTTCCAATACCCCAGAAACGGGCTGGTATACCGATGGCACCGTCAACCCAGGCGCGGGCCGCGCATTCGTCCGTCTCGGCAATGCCAAGGGCGAGTCCGTTACGGATCGCGAAAGCTGGCGAGCGACTGCCTTCTTCTCACACGACTTCAACAAGGCAGATGGAAACTGGCTGACTCGCTTCCTCGGCAAGCACACCATCACCGGAATGGGCTCCAAGGACGAGTATCTGAACACTTCGCAAAGATGGCGTTCCAGCACCTTTGTCGGTGATTACTACCAGCATCCACAGTTTGCAGAGATCAAGGACAACAACGGCCGTTTCTGGGCGGACTTCGTGCCGATGCAGAATGTCTACCTCAGTGGAAATCTGCAAGGAGCGACGCTTGGACAAGATCTCGGAATTCGGTATCCGACCGCAGCTCCGCAGTTTGCGGACACCATGAACCTGCGTTACTTCGACTCCACTTGGATTCACCCAACGGATCCGGAAGCGGCAGGTTATGTCGACCCGGGCGCAGTTTGGTATAACCAAATATCCGCTGGTACTGAAGGTGGTCCAGTCGAGTCAACACAGTCAGAGAACCCCGCCAACTATGTCGGATGGGGCACACGCCAAGTTCGGCTTATGACGGATTCGACCGCTCAGAATCGCGATTTCCTCACCGAAAGCCGTGCCTGGGACGATCGCTACAACGATGCCTACGCCTTTGTTTGGCAGGGTAAGTTCTGGGATGATTCCCTCGTAGCTACTGCTGGTATTCGTAACGACGAAGTCGGGCAGGTACGCACCACTTGGGAAACGGACGATTCCGCAGTTTATCCAACTGAAATCCCTTACACGGTGAACGAAACGGGACCGTTTGAAGAAGAGTCGAAGAGCTGGGGCTTGGTTGCTCACTTGAACGATCTGCCATTCCTTGGCGAGGTGGTCGACAAGCTGCCAGTCAACGTCAGCGTGTCGTACAACAAGTCCAACAACTTCCAGACCGGTCAGGTCTACGTGGACTATTGGGGTCAACCTTTGCCGCTTCCTGAGGGTAACACCGAGGATATGGGCATCATGGTCGCGACCAAAGACGGCAAGTACTCGGTTAAGCTCAACAAGTTCGAATCTGACGTGCAGAACAACGTGGGCACCGGTTTGGCTTTCTGGCTCTACGGAAACAACATCGGCATCTACGCTTCTGCGTATCACCAGCACAAGTACAACTACGAGGTTCGCGGTAATCCCGATAGCACTCGTCATGGAGATGGCATCATATCAAATCTGCCAGCTCCTACTAACGAGAATCCAAACCGGAGATGGAACTTCGACTACCAGCCTTTGGACGGACAAACTCAGGCTGAAGCCGAAGCCCTCGAAATCGCAGTTATCAATGCTTATGACCAATGGCTTGAGGAGATGGCTCCTCTGCCGCAGTTGATGGCGGAAGCTTGGAGCTTCGCTTGGGATGGTTCCGACTTCACCGAGCAGGGACTTCCATTCCGTTTCACGGATGACATCAAGGCCGAAGGTTACGAGCTCGAGCTTCATGCTCAGATCACCGAAAACTGGCGCATGACCATGAATGCCTCTCGCATCAAGTCCTACCGCGACAACCTCGGTCAGACATTGGCCCCTGGTGGTGAAATGACCATGATCGACTATTTGCTCGATTTCAACGAACGCTTGAACACCACCGCTATGGGCGATCTTCGCATCTGGGCTCCCGGTGGCGCAAATGCTCGCGACAACTGGAATGGCTATGCAGATGGCGACATCAAGGCTCGTCTGGCGGAAGAAGGAACAGTTGTTCCTGAAAACCGTCTCTGGCACGTGAACTTCGTGACCAACTACGACTTCAACGACGGCAAGTTCAAGGGCTTCAGCATCGGTGGTTCCGCTCGCTACCAGTCCGCGGCTACGCTCGCCTACAAGCCATACTACGACGTGTCCGAGTTCACTGGTCGTGAGTTCCTCGCGTACGATCTGGACACTCCCTACAAGGACGATGCTCAGTTGGACTTCGACCTTTGGGTTGGTTATGGAAAGCCGATCATGAACGACAAGATCGACTGGAGAGTACAGCTCAACATAGCCAACGTGGGTGTTGGAGACGAACTCGTCCCCATCACGGTACAGCCCGACGGCACCCCTGCAGCGTATCGCATCAAAGCTCCGCAGCAGATCTTCCTGACCAATACATTCTCGTTCTAGTCTAGGAAAATACGCTATTACTACTCGCCCCCGGATCCGTCCGGGGGCGATTTTAGTTTTCAAGGATTGGCTGTATACGAATTACAACTACCATGGCTGATCTAAACTTGTTTGTTAGATACACTCCTCGATGGAGGGATGCCTCAGATGAAGTACCAGTTGTTTAAGATCTCTCTCGGCGTAATAGCAGGGGCGTTATGCCTAAACTCCGTTTCAGCGGGGTCGGACTCCTTGCAGCCCCTAGCGGTGGGAATGGAGGCGAAAGGCGAACCATGGGTGAGCAACGTGCGCATCGCGGACTTGAACCAGGATGGCCTGCCCGATATTTTAGCCTGCGAAGGACGGCTCAACCAGGTGAGTTGGCTTCGCCAAGAGTCTCCCGGCGTGTTCGAGGAAAGCATCATTGCAGAGCTCGCTCCCGGACCCGTTTTTACGGAAATCGTCGATCTGAATGACGATGGGCTGATGGACGTGCTGGTGGCTTGTATGGGAATCGTGATACCGAATAATGGCCGGATCGGCTCGGTTCTCCTGTTGGAAAATCAAGGAGATGGAACTTTCGAGCAGAGCACGTTGCTGCAGGATGTCCCTCGCGTCACCTATGTGACTTGGGGCGACTTGAATGGCGACGGATTGAAAGACTTGGTCGTTGGAGCCTTCGGCTTCTTCGATGGGGAAATTCGATGGATGGAGAATTTGGGAAACAACACCTTTAAGAGCCACCCGTTGCTTGACCTTTCGGGCACTATCCACGCCCCCGTTTGCGATGTGGATGGAGATGGCGACCTGGATATCGTGGCCCTGGTATCTCAGGACTGGGAGGAAATTCATGTTTTTGAGAACGACGGAGCCGGCAATTTCGAGGGAAGAGTCGCGTACGGCGCGCTCAATAAGGATTTTGGAAGCAGCGGCCTTTGCGTCGCTGACGTAGACGACGACGGAAGTATCGACATTGTGTATACAAATGGCGACGGTCTGGACTATTCCACTCCTGGACCGCGATCTTGGCACGGACTGCAATGGCTGCGCAACGATGGCACGGGCCAGTTCGAATATCGGCGCATCGCGGATCTGCCGGGAGCTCACAGCCCGCTGGTAGTGGATTACGATGGAGACGGAAGAAAAGACATCGTGGTCGTCAGCGCCTACAACGACTGGAGTTCGCCCGATGCGGTGTCACTAGTCTGCTATTTGCAGATGGCGAACAAAGAGTTCGAGAAAACGGTTCTAGCTCACGAACCAACGCATTTGATTTCGGTGGATGGGGCGGATATGGATGGAGATGGACAAGTGGAATTCGTCACCGGAGCTTTCATGTACTATCCACCTTTTGACAACATTAGCCGCGTGACCTACTGGGACCGCCCTCTCTCTAGCAAGAATCGTTAAGATGATCCTCTTTCGCAGTGCAGCTATTTCGCTGATCCTCGGCTCTGGAGCCTTTGTTATGGAAGGCCAGTGCTCTGATGGACGCGATGCTCAACAAGAAACGCTAACGTGGGCGATCTCCGCGCCAGAAGCATTCG comes from the Pelagicoccus sp. SDUM812003 genome and includes:
- a CDS encoding FG-GAP-like repeat-containing protein, with the translated sequence MRFTPGARSILFAGLTAVFASPSSATISQAPLKSRIENDGGSLFAKRSAESTGIQAMNPYDDPLMWSSRYREYMGGAMGSGLAAGDYDGDGNVDLFVSIKTKPGILFRNRGDWTFENVTEKAGLDEGRSLFSWFKSDDSVIWRQGATFVDVNNDGWLDLYVCRNNASNLLYINQGDGTFEEEAEKRGLAIVDGSVVGAFSDYDRDGWVDMLLLTNQVDGTEPTGRPDRLFRNLGDGRFVEVTEQAGIDAITFGHAATWFDYNGDLWPDLYLCNDFSEGDYFYRNNGDGTFTNVLNQSFHNTPYSSMGADIGDINKDGNFDLLAADMATTTRERDRRGLAASRNDMLREGTTEGIAPQYTRNALYMGTGMDFFREAACWAGLEATDWTWSVRFEDFDNDGWEDLHVTNGMIREANNSDLLARMMRGLSDMQRIGIMKRSPVLNEANLAYRNLQGEGFQNVAEEWGLDEVGVAFGAVTADFDGDGDLDIAYINLDDNLSLFENRSTDGNRVKIYLQGDPSNHFGVGAVVRIESASCGQQTRAMVVTRGYASGSELVAHFGLGDDQRIDRLTVQWPSGTLQTYEDLPVNHSFTIKEDKTTQPPPPSTEPPLFAETSESFGLKFEDASEPQVPDSEQAFIPFRTDRAGPSIAVGDVNGDEIDDIFLGATTGSPARLLVYAKGGYKEMPLPATFKTSLETGPSLLFDADGDGSPDLLVTTSSSQGSKWPDAFATKLYLNDGRGAFSKTDFPSLPLNAGAAAAGDIDGDGDLDLFLGGRSIPDRYPETPRSYLLRNDGGRFTDISDQSRGLKNVGLVKDALFRDVDRDGRIDLIVSLEWDSVRFFRNEGDGAFADQSAAAGFLDGGKGWWNGIAAADFNLDGRLDFAVGNLGLNTTYEASPEEPALLFYGDFAQNGTRMIAEAEHDAGKLYPLRSLNDLAAYLPFVKRAYPSANDYAKATLAEVFGSSALEKAQRFEADNFQSGLFLSQVGGDYRFQPFPPVAQIGPVIGLVAADFDGDNIPDLGLSQNTDTTMPRSQGGVGLYLKGLGDGTFAALEPLESGYVVTGNGRAQAIVDPNKDGKPDLFITQHAGSSLCLINQSQTDADWLTIALQDSSGNSKGVGASIELEFADGRARYYEIGLGGGWHSQSAPRLHVASQDENPLVRARVQWPDGSQSTHPAPENDKDWLLIKPNQP
- a CDS encoding TonB-dependent receptor plug domain-containing protein, which gives rise to MPHKLIKPAGCVLASVVLPVAVMAQSGGSEVDEEEVFTLSPFEVSADANSGYSAATTLAGNRLQTELKDLGTSLSVYTEEFLNDIGATDNSTLLKYTLGTEVGGVYGNYSGSGGGTDPNTSASLSPQSTNRVRGLVSADNTRNLYLSSIPWDGYNVDGVDIQRGPNAILFGQGSPGGVINTRMKEAQWDNSNQVSIRIDEYGSVRASVDLNRVLIEDQLAVRFAAVDNNAKFKQDPAFDDIQRQYFTVRYEPEFLKSENARSIFKASVEMGDGESNRPRNMPPKDRVTPFFTDLDKQLFDVAWGNDRTLEIPGRGAAESQDWDNNANPNYVERIGNQTNGTGYAGYFGGSIFYYMPGESEPVFGLAPNAVSYLGLDSTGERDGTIGGLANGNPHGLGGYREYAQYKGLPFASLTKDKFITDPSIFDFYNNLLDGDIKREWQNFDSVEASLSQTFFGDTMGFDIGYHKESYLSGGYNPVQDTLNIDVNSRFADGSNTPETGWYTDGTVNPGAGRAFVRLGNAKGESVTDRESWRATAFFSHDFNKADGNWLTRFLGKHTITGMGSKDEYLNTSQRWRSSTFVGDYYQHPQFAEIKDNNGRFWADFVPMQNVYLSGNLQGATLGQDLGIRYPTAAPQFADTMNLRYFDSTWIHPTDPEAAGYVDPGAVWYNQISAGTEGGPVESTQSENPANYVGWGTRQVRLMTDSTAQNRDFLTESRAWDDRYNDAYAFVWQGKFWDDSLVATAGIRNDEVGQVRTTWETDDSAVYPTEIPYTVNETGPFEEESKSWGLVAHLNDLPFLGEVVDKLPVNVSVSYNKSNNFQTGQVYVDYWGQPLPLPEGNTEDMGIMVATKDGKYSVKLNKFESDVQNNVGTGLAFWLYGNNIGIYASAYHQHKYNYEVRGNPDSTRHGDGIISNLPAPTNENPNRRWNFDYQPLDGQTQAEAEALEIAVINAYDQWLEEMAPLPQLMAEAWSFAWDGSDFTEQGLPFRFTDDIKAEGYELELHAQITENWRMTMNASRIKSYRDNLGQTLAPGGEMTMIDYLLDFNERLNTTAMGDLRIWAPGGANARDNWNGYADGDIKARLAEEGTVVPENRLWHVNFVTNYDFNDGKFKGFSIGGSARYQSAATLAYKPYYDVSEFTGREFLAYDLDTPYKDDAQLDFDLWVGYGKPIMNDKIDWRVQLNIANVGVGDELVPITVQPDGTPAAYRIKAPQQIFLTNTFSF
- a CDS encoding VCBS repeat-containing protein, producing the protein MKYQLFKISLGVIAGALCLNSVSAGSDSLQPLAVGMEAKGEPWVSNVRIADLNQDGLPDILACEGRLNQVSWLRQESPGVFEESIIAELAPGPVFTEIVDLNDDGLMDVLVACMGIVIPNNGRIGSVLLLENQGDGTFEQSTLLQDVPRVTYVTWGDLNGDGLKDLVVGAFGFFDGEIRWMENLGNNTFKSHPLLDLSGTIHAPVCDVDGDGDLDIVALVSQDWEEIHVFENDGAGNFEGRVAYGALNKDFGSSGLCVADVDDDGSIDIVYTNGDGLDYSTPGPRSWHGLQWLRNDGTGQFEYRRIADLPGAHSPLVVDYDGDGRKDIVVVSAYNDWSSPDAVSLVCYLQMANKEFEKTVLAHEPTHLISVDGADMDGDGQVEFVTGAFMYYPPFDNISRVTYWDRPLSSKNR